AAAACGGCCGGCAGGTATTTTTTGGTACAATTATTTCTTAATTTTATCTGGTCACCGATTTTCTTTGGGTTGAGAGCACCAGTGGCAGGACTAATAGTGATTGTGGCAATGTGGGTGATGATTGCTATGACCATGAAGAAGTTTTATCCCCTATCCAGGCCGGCGTTTTACTTACTACTACCGTATATTCTTTGGGTCAGTTTCGCCACCATGCTTAATGCAGGGATTGTATTGTTGAATTAAGAAGTTTGAGTTGGTACTCGCCACCCCGGACTTGGTTAGGATCTCGATGTGGGGGGGGGCGGCTCGGTTTAGCGGAATGATATTGGGACTCTAATTATCACTATATCCCCAATGCCATGGTTCGAATATTATTCCAAACGTGTTGTTTTTTGGATATGATTGGACGAATCCAAATTTTGAGGCATTTTTTTTAAGCCAACGGTATTCAACCGATCGGGCAAAATTTAAAGGTTTTTTATCAGATGGTAAACCGTTTTCAGTGATAACATCTATGGCTGGTTTGGTTGATGAACAATGTTCACTATATCCAGGTATGGCCACTCTTTTTGTAGTCATTCCAAAATTGAAACTATATATTTTAAAATAATAAAGAAAGGTAAGACATTGATAAATCGGTGATCTATAAGCTGAATCTATAAGTAGTTTTTTCTCTAAATCGGTTGAAATGGACTTATTCATTTGGCTATATGCTTCAAAAACTGACTTTCTTAAATACTGGGTTTCAATGTGGTGGATTTCCCTCCTGAACGTATATTTTTGATTTTTTATGGCCGCTAAATCATTAGGAATCGCATCAAGACCTAGATATGGGCCACTAAATCCATATTTGGCCGGATCAATATTAAATATTTCATTAATTAGTTGATTTTCTTTGGCGGTTAATTTCTGGCCGAGAGTTTGTTTGTCAATTAAAACTATCTGATCAACCATTTCCGATTTAAGTTTTTCAAACTTCTGCAAGATAGATTCGGTCGTTATTTGAACTGATTTATCGGACCAGTTGATCATATTTTCTTAATCTTACTATAAAATACCATGTGTATTGTGGTGCATGCCTGGTGGAATAATTATTCAGAGGTAGAGAGGTTTTAGAACTTTACAATCTAACTTTAACAGGTCCTCCATCTCTTAAGGGACAGCCGGTGGAACTAACAGCCGTGATATTTCGACAGCCCCAAGTAATACCTGCTGCGATAATGGTATCAACATCAATATCACACCTTGCTCTACCAACACCCTGCTCATATTGTTCGATTTCAACAACTGGGGTTCCTTTAGTCGCATCAACTAGTCTTTGTTGGATTGCCGGACAACTCCCTCTAATAGCTTCAAGTAATGGATAGCACATCTGGTGAAATTTACCCTACATAGTCAAATATGTCAAACAAACTTAGGGCCTGGACAGTGGTCCCCCGCTCCGCCAATTGGCGGATACGACGAACGAGCGTCTCAATCAGGACTGCGGTGGGGGGGGGGTGTTTAACTTGTTATTCTTTAGTTAAAAGCTGAGGAGTACAAGGCTTAGTGAATAATGTTTCCACCAGTTTGTCTTTA
The sequence above is a segment of the Candidatus Shapirobacteria bacterium genome. Coding sequences within it:
- a CDS encoding TspO/MBR family protein; the protein is MKNLSKLFVSVVGCELVGILGTPFTLSAIPGWYAGLNKPSFAPPNWLFGPAWTTLYFLMGVAIYLVWKQGWKKNEVKTAGRYFLVQLFLNFIWSPIFFGLRAPVAGLIVIVAMWVMIAMTMKKFYPLSRPAFYLLLPYILWVSFATMLNAGIVLLN
- a CDS encoding D-alanyl-D-alanine carboxypeptidase family protein; its protein translation is MINWSDKSVQITTESILQKFEKLKSEMVDQIVLIDKQTLGQKLTAKENQLINEIFNIDPAKYGFSGPYLGLDAIPNDLAAIKNQKYTFRREIHHIETQYLRKSVFEAYSQMNKSISTDLEKKLLIDSAYRSPIYQCLTFLYYFKIYSFNFGMTTKRVAIPGYSEHCSSTKPAIDVITENGLPSDKKPLNFARSVEYRWLKKNASKFGFVQSYPKNNTFGIIFEPWHWGYSDN